In the genome of Bradyrhizobium ottawaense, the window CCATCCAGGTGTTCGACGCCGAGGGCAGGCTGGCCATCGACGCTTCCACGCTCGATCCCCTCCCCGAGAACCGGAGCGAGGAGGAGTATTTCAGGGTTCACCGCGACAATCCCGACGTCGGGCTGTTCATCAGCCGCCCGATGCTGTTCCGCGGCGCCTACGCGATCGTGCTGAGCCGTCGCATCAGCGATACCGACGGCGGCTTCCTCGGCGTCGTCGCCGGCTCGATCCGCTTCAGCTATTTCCACGAATTGTTCGAGCGGCTGAATCTCGATCCTGAAGACACCATCACCGTGCTCAGGCGTGACCGCACCATCATGATGCGGCGGCCGTTCGATCTCGACATCATCGGCACCAATTTGAACGACCGCCGGACGTGGAAGGCCGACAATCTCCCGGTCGGCACCGCCTATTCGGGAAAGGGCCCGGTCGATCCGACGCCGCGGCTCTATGTCCGCAGCGCCGACAACGGGCCGCTGTTCGTGGTGGCGGGCAAGCCGCTGACTGCGGTTTTCGCGCTCTGGCAGAAGGAGGCGTATCGCATCGGCGCCGTGGTGCTGGCGCTCGCGCTGTTCGTGCTGGGATCGACGCTCGTGCTCGCGCGCGAGATCGGCCGCCGCGCCGAGGCCGAGCGCAAGCTCGAGGAGATGGCGACGACGGACGCGCTCACCGGCCTGAAGAACCGCCGCAAGTTCGATACCGTCATCGACGTCGAATGGCGGCGCGCAATGCGGCAGAAGGCGCCGGTCGCGCTGTTGATGATCGATGCCGATCACTTCAAGGCCTACAACGACACGTTCGGCCATCAGGCCGGCGACCAGGTG includes:
- a CDS encoding sensor domain-containing diguanylate cyclase encodes the protein MLSGWREVMARRPWRISAKLLIISSVVTVIGFSAICVNVMLDMRRGEEALARQTLENLATTIQSDVSRNVEIYDLALKAVASNMLLPELATVSKPIRHLILFDHATTARHFGAIQVFDAEGRLAIDASTLDPLPENRSEEEYFRVHRDNPDVGLFISRPMLFRGAYAIVLSRRISDTDGGFLGVVAGSIRFSYFHELFERLNLDPEDTITVLRRDRTIMMRRPFDLDIIGTNLNDRRTWKADNLPVGTAYSGKGPVDPTPRLYVRSADNGPLFVVAGKPLTAVFALWQKEAYRIGAVVLALALFVLGSTLVLAREIGRRAEAERKLEEMATTDALTGLKNRRKFDTVIDVEWRRAMRQKAPVALLMIDADHFKAYNDTFGHQAGDQVLVGIAICISDSVSRAGDCAARYGGEEFAVLLPNTSATDAFKVAETIRLKVQGWSDDEVTLTVSCGVASLVPTAGMDWAILVAAADKALYAAKAGGRNQSVVASLPKLSLVA